Proteins found in one Cobetia sp. L2A1 genomic segment:
- a CDS encoding HalD/BesD family halogenase → MHVIEGQESNTSLDGLLDLEHYPIHQLEEARGRELMRQCREQLAQDGCVVLEGFVPQEALMRLEQETERLSPLAHYNQTVTNPYNSDGDTSLPDSHPRNRFDDRTNGFVAGDRIGTDTLIRQVYSHPDFQHFIASVVGMEQIHQYADPLADLVVNVLRDGCQHPWHYDTNEFIVTMMTRKSHAGGRFEYAAGIRNPESENFADVEKVLDGDRSRLTAIDLKPGDLQIFFGRYSLHRVTQVSGERERHTVIFAYAKEPGFIGRPERAQRIFGRMAPIHEQLLKEGMKRSDNLAD, encoded by the coding sequence ATGCACGTAATCGAAGGGCAGGAAAGTAATACCTCTCTCGATGGGCTGTTAGATCTTGAACATTATCCCATCCATCAGCTGGAAGAAGCGCGTGGTCGCGAACTGATGCGCCAATGTCGCGAACAGCTCGCTCAGGATGGTTGTGTCGTGCTGGAGGGCTTCGTGCCCCAAGAAGCTCTGATGCGACTGGAGCAAGAAACAGAACGTCTGTCGCCACTGGCGCATTACAACCAGACCGTAACCAATCCCTATAACAGCGACGGCGATACCTCACTGCCCGACTCCCATCCGCGCAATCGTTTCGATGATCGCACCAATGGCTTTGTCGCAGGTGATCGCATCGGTACGGATACTTTGATTCGTCAGGTCTACTCGCATCCCGATTTCCAGCACTTCATCGCAAGCGTAGTGGGCATGGAGCAGATCCATCAGTACGCAGATCCACTCGCAGACCTGGTTGTCAATGTCCTGCGCGATGGCTGTCAGCACCCCTGGCACTACGACACCAACGAATTCATCGTCACCATGATGACCCGTAAGTCGCATGCGGGAGGCCGCTTCGAATACGCCGCAGGCATTCGTAATCCCGAAAGCGAGAACTTCGCCGATGTCGAGAAGGTGCTTGATGGGGACCGCTCACGCCTCACCGCCATCGATCTGAAACCGGGCGACCTGCAGATCTTCTTCGGGCGCTACTCACTGCATCGCGTCACGCAGGTCAGTGGTGAACGCGAACGTCATACCGTGATCTTCGCCTACGCCAAGGAGCCAGGCTTCATTGGGCGTCCCGAGCGAGCGCAGCGGATCTTTGGGCGCATGGCACCTATCCATGAGCAACTGCTCAAGGAAGGCATGAAGCGCAGCGACAACTTAGCTGACTGA